From Novipirellula galeiformis, a single genomic window includes:
- a CDS encoding 3-keto-disaccharide hydrolase has translation MISRIFVAATFALVSCSFAAAEEAETAGPETGKWVSLFNGENMQGWTPKIRNHKLGDNFKNTFRVEDGLLKVRYDGYEKFDQTFGHLFYKDAFSHYRFRVEYRFVGDQCAGGPGWAFRNSGVMIHGEQPEAMSLDQDFPVSIEVQLLGGNGTDSRPNANLCTPGTNVIKEGKLFTPHCVSSSSETFHGDQWVTVEIEVHGNQLIKHIIDGKTVLQYSEPQLDPRDPHAKELAEKQGGIQLNGGSISLQSESHPIDFRKVEIMVLEK, from the coding sequence ATGATTTCTCGGATCTTCGTTGCTGCGACCTTTGCCCTTGTCTCCTGCTCATTCGCCGCTGCGGAGGAGGCGGAAACCGCGGGCCCGGAAACCGGAAAATGGGTTTCGCTGTTCAATGGCGAAAACATGCAGGGGTGGACGCCTAAAATCCGCAATCACAAGCTGGGCGATAATTTCAAAAACACGTTTCGCGTCGAGGACGGATTGCTAAAAGTTCGTTATGACGGCTACGAGAAATTTGACCAAACGTTCGGGCATCTGTTCTACAAAGACGCCTTCTCGCACTATCGATTTCGCGTTGAGTATCGATTCGTGGGCGACCAGTGTGCGGGCGGGCCGGGATGGGCGTTCCGCAACAGCGGGGTGATGATCCACGGTGAACAGCCTGAAGCGATGAGCCTCGATCAAGATTTTCCCGTCTCGATCGAAGTGCAATTACTCGGCGGCAATGGAACGGATTCCCGCCCCAACGCTAACTTGTGCACCCCCGGAACCAATGTGATCAAGGAGGGCAAGCTGTTCACGCCCCACTGTGTCAGTTCCTCGTCGGAAACCTTTCATGGCGACCAATGGGTCACCGTCGAGATCGAAGTGCACGGCAACCAATTGATCAAGCACATCATCGACGGCAAAACCGTGCTCCAGTACAGCGAGCCTCAGCTCGACCCACGCGACCCCCACGCAAAAGAATTGGCCGAGAAACAGGGAGGGATTCAGCTCAACGGTGGATCGATTTCCCTGCAATCCGAAAGCCACCCGATCGATTTCCGCAAAGTCGAAATCATGGTGCTCGAAAAATAG
- the ygfZ gene encoding CAF17-like 4Fe-4S cluster assembly/insertion protein YgfZ — MTTTQIHLLSSLSVVDILGADATAILHNLTTNDVKSLEVGQGCESFVTNVRGKTLAHFHIFRREDGFRLIGAPGLAAHRQSESFAAHADRYTIREDAAVTIRDEEFVGFLFASLPSAPHEDPLTWWDGSLGETPGSTYRVRWLNDTSWLVLVARRDLDAAMATFDEGLTTKLGDESSFDHARTVAGYPWYGIDIDDSNLPQEINREDFTISFTKGCYLGQETVARLDALGQVQKKRVRLSIEGTLPAPGTTLDADGKTVVRLTSVTKIADDQGLAIGFARRTHFDPGATAQGSDCVATVIE; from the coding sequence ATGACGACCACTCAAATTCACCTTCTATCATCGCTTTCGGTCGTCGACATCCTCGGCGCCGACGCCACTGCGATCCTGCACAACTTGACCACCAACGACGTCAAATCGCTTGAGGTTGGCCAAGGCTGTGAAAGTTTCGTGACCAATGTACGTGGCAAAACACTCGCTCATTTCCACATTTTTCGCCGCGAAGATGGCTTTCGCTTGATCGGAGCCCCAGGACTTGCCGCGCATCGGCAAAGCGAGTCCTTCGCTGCTCACGCGGATCGCTACACCATTCGCGAGGATGCGGCGGTCACGATCCGGGACGAGGAATTCGTCGGATTCTTGTTTGCCAGTTTGCCGTCGGCACCTCACGAAGATCCGCTGACGTGGTGGGACGGTTCGCTAGGCGAGACCCCGGGCAGCACCTATCGCGTCCGCTGGCTCAACGACACCAGTTGGCTGGTTTTGGTGGCTCGTCGGGATCTGGATGCGGCGATGGCGACATTCGACGAAGGGCTGACCACAAAACTGGGTGACGAGAGCTCGTTTGATCACGCGCGCACGGTCGCGGGTTATCCCTGGTACGGCATCGATATCGACGACTCGAATCTGCCGCAAGAAATCAACCGCGAAGACTTTACGATCTCCTTCACCAAGGGCTGTTACCTCGGCCAAGAAACGGTCGCTCGCTTGGACGCACTTGGGCAAGTGCAAAAGAAACGGGTTCGGTTGTCGATTGAAGGAACGCTTCCCGCGCCAGGAACGACGCTAGATGCGGATGGCAAAACGGTCGTGCGGCTCACCAGCGTGACCAAGATTGCAGACGACCAGGGATTGGCGATTGGATTCGCACGACGAACGCATTTCGATCCCGGCGCGACAGCCCAAGGTAGTGACTGTGTCGCGACGGTGATCGAATAA
- a CDS encoding DUF1559 domain-containing protein translates to MQSIKRHLSLHQRSGQWKRGRSKLDSSGFTLVELLVVIAIIGVLVGLLLPAVQSAREAARRMSCSNNMKQFGLAFANYHSAFKKLPLAWWIETPPAAFNGQPWGVSLLPFMEQQALYDAYDHNVLGADQLSPANVAVLQTPIAGFICPSSPGDAQSRRYTLDGTGEGLPFTATNLAPSDYCPATGVLGTYRQHAYPGGAPSSTSGALETWAGTGGRGPESNFAKLTDGLSNTILLGERTGGPVVYSGRRQDPVATTNLMGTEGGGWGDILNGEHWLQGSLQGGLSWPPQGGPCAINCTNARGYGYYSFHPGGCHFVLADGSVRFFTDTVAPKILAAYITRQGGEVIESNQ, encoded by the coding sequence ATGCAAAGCATAAAACGTCATCTGTCGCTCCACCAACGCAGTGGTCAATGGAAGCGAGGTAGGTCCAAGCTTGATTCTTCTGGGTTCACGTTGGTTGAGTTGTTGGTCGTAATCGCAATCATCGGTGTGTTGGTGGGTTTGTTGCTGCCCGCCGTGCAATCCGCTCGCGAAGCGGCTCGAAGAATGTCTTGTAGCAACAATATGAAACAATTTGGGCTCGCGTTTGCGAACTATCACTCGGCCTTTAAAAAGTTGCCGCTCGCATGGTGGATCGAAACGCCACCGGCTGCATTCAATGGCCAACCTTGGGGCGTTTCCTTGTTGCCCTTCATGGAACAACAGGCGCTGTATGACGCCTATGATCACAATGTCTTAGGAGCGGATCAGCTTAGTCCTGCGAATGTTGCGGTACTGCAAACGCCCATCGCCGGCTTTATTTGTCCGTCCTCTCCAGGAGATGCCCAAAGTCGAAGGTATACCCTCGACGGAACCGGCGAAGGGTTGCCGTTTACCGCGACCAACCTTGCGCCGTCGGACTATTGTCCGGCCACGGGCGTGCTGGGCACTTATCGGCAGCACGCCTATCCCGGTGGGGCGCCCTCGAGTACCAGTGGAGCGTTGGAGACGTGGGCGGGGACTGGGGGCAGAGGCCCGGAAAGCAACTTCGCAAAGTTGACCGATGGGCTCTCCAATACCATCTTGCTCGGTGAACGTACCGGCGGTCCGGTGGTCTACAGCGGAAGACGCCAAGATCCGGTGGCGACGACCAATTTAATGGGTACCGAAGGTGGCGGTTGGGGAGATATCCTCAATGGTGAACATTGGTTGCAAGGCTCGCTGCAAGGAGGACTGTCATGGCCGCCTCAAGGAGGTCCGTGTGCAATCAATTGTACCAATGCGCGAGGCTATGGATACTATAGCTTTCACCCCGGTGGTTGCCACTTCGTGTTGGCGGACGGTTCGGTGCGGTTCTTTACCGATACCGTTGCACCTAAGATCTTGGCGGCATACATCACGCGACAAGGGGGAGAAGTCATTGAATCAAACCAGTAG
- a CDS encoding 6-phosphogluconolactonase encodes MTETAIINTADNTVREKIPCRVFAKASDASIAAANDIAALIRARAESGQTCVLGLATGSSPTRMYEELVRLHQQESLSFANVVVFSLDEFFPMQPDELQSNSRFLREYLTDHVDIDPSNIHFPDGSIDKQEVAEFCAAYEAKIAAAGGIDIQILGLSRNGHIGCNEPGSERSSRTRMITLDRVTRIDAASNFFGAENVPRHAITMGVGTILESKQIFMLGFGEGKASIIFQAVEQQATPAIPATFLQGHEGAVVFLDEAAASSLTRFETPWLVSQITWDNATTRRAVISLATRLGKAILKLTEADYNEAGFQDLLANHGSAYDINLRVFRHLQSTITGWPGGKPAHAKQVGDRPGHRDDIFPKRVIVFSPHPDDDVISMGGTLIRLVDQGHDTHIAYQTSGNIAVFDQDAIRFAEFAGDFCREFQIHAEGLEQLEDHVDEFLRKKRSGQVDSDEIQRIKGLIRRGEAREGARCCGVKDENLHFLNLPFYQTGRVKKAPLSDIDIQITVDLLRKIEPHQIYAAGDLSDPHGTHRVCLSAILQACQECQNDPWFEACAVWLYRGAWQEWAPEDIEMAVPLSPLEVERKRVAIFKHESQKDRALFPGSDLREFWQRAEARNADTAQRYDLLGLAEYAAIEGFVRWDGKSGIEL; translated from the coding sequence ATGACGGAGACAGCAATCATCAACACAGCAGACAACACGGTTCGCGAAAAAATCCCCTGCCGAGTGTTCGCCAAAGCGTCGGACGCCAGCATCGCGGCAGCCAACGACATCGCGGCTCTGATTCGCGCACGCGCGGAGTCGGGACAAACGTGCGTCTTAGGACTAGCGACCGGCTCGTCGCCAACGCGAATGTACGAAGAACTGGTCCGCTTGCACCAGCAAGAATCGCTCTCGTTTGCCAACGTCGTTGTCTTTAGTCTCGATGAATTCTTTCCGATGCAACCGGATGAACTGCAATCGAACTCGCGTTTCCTCCGCGAATACCTAACCGACCACGTCGATATTGACCCGTCGAACATCCACTTTCCCGATGGCTCGATCGACAAACAAGAGGTCGCCGAATTCTGTGCGGCGTACGAAGCCAAAATTGCGGCGGCCGGTGGCATCGATATCCAAATCCTCGGGCTCAGTCGCAATGGCCATATCGGTTGCAATGAGCCCGGTAGCGAACGCAGCAGCCGCACCCGCATGATCACCTTGGACCGCGTCACGCGAATCGATGCGGCGAGCAACTTCTTCGGCGCCGAAAACGTTCCTCGTCATGCAATCACGATGGGCGTCGGCACCATTCTCGAATCGAAGCAAATCTTCATGCTCGGCTTTGGCGAAGGCAAAGCGTCGATCATTTTCCAAGCGGTTGAACAGCAAGCGACACCAGCAATTCCCGCGACGTTTTTGCAAGGCCACGAGGGCGCCGTGGTCTTCTTAGACGAAGCGGCTGCATCAAGCTTGACCCGTTTTGAAACGCCGTGGTTGGTCAGCCAGATCACTTGGGACAACGCAACCACACGGCGTGCCGTGATCTCGCTGGCCACCCGACTGGGCAAAGCGATTTTGAAGTTAACCGAAGCGGACTACAACGAAGCGGGTTTCCAGGACCTGTTGGCCAATCATGGCAGCGCCTACGACATCAACTTGCGTGTCTTTCGGCATCTGCAATCGACGATCACGGGGTGGCCCGGCGGCAAGCCAGCGCACGCGAAACAGGTGGGCGATCGACCGGGGCACCGCGACGACATTTTCCCCAAACGTGTGATCGTCTTTTCGCCGCACCCCGACGACGACGTGATCTCGATGGGCGGAACGCTGATCCGCTTGGTCGATCAAGGTCACGACACCCATATCGCCTATCAAACCTCGGGAAACATCGCTGTATTTGATCAAGATGCGATTCGTTTTGCGGAGTTTGCTGGCGATTTCTGCCGCGAATTCCAGATTCATGCCGAGGGACTCGAACAACTCGAAGACCATGTCGACGAATTCCTACGAAAGAAACGTTCGGGGCAAGTCGACAGCGACGAAATCCAACGAATCAAAGGCCTGATCCGACGTGGCGAGGCTCGCGAAGGAGCTCGTTGCTGTGGCGTGAAGGACGAAAATCTGCACTTTTTGAACTTGCCGTTCTACCAAACTGGACGAGTCAAGAAGGCGCCGCTGAGTGACATCGATATTCAAATCACGGTCGACCTGTTGCGTAAAATCGAGCCGCATCAAATCTATGCCGCAGGCGATCTGTCCGATCCACACGGCACCCACCGAGTTTGCTTGAGCGCGATTCTGCAGGCCTGCCAAGAGTGCCAGAACGATCCCTGGTTCGAGGCCTGTGCGGTTTGGCTGTACCGTGGCGCTTGGCAGGAATGGGCCCCCGAGGACATCGAAATGGCGGTCCCACTGAGCCCGTTGGAAGTCGAGCGAAAACGAGTGGCGATTTTCAAACACGAATCTCAAAAGGACCGCGCGCTGTTTCCGGGTTCAGATCTGCGAGAATTCTGGCAGCGAGCCGAAGCACGCAACGCCGATACAGCCCAACGCTACGATTTATTAGGACTCGCCGAGTATGCCGCGATCGAGGGCTTCGTGCGTTGGGACGGCAAATCCGGCATCGAATTGTAA
- a CDS encoding phytanoyl-CoA dioxygenase family protein gives MNKNDFDTIPDREAIGSQPRVIDFFPTDNDSPQTLSSEQIAKWNANGYLGPLEAYTADAIASIRSHFDSLLAETLAAGRDSYSISSAHLKHTLAWDILTNERIVAYVSDLLGENVIGWGSHFFCKMPGDGKRVDWHQDCSYWPLTPSKAVTAWLAIDDADAENGCMEVFTGSHKHGLIDFAVSDSSTGNVLNQTVDHPERYGTASLTPLRAGQISLHSDLLLHGSSPNRSDRRRCGLTLRYCPADVHAYLGWNQKGVVVRGTALPSKWPGAKRPSH, from the coding sequence ATGAACAAAAACGACTTTGACACCATTCCCGACCGCGAGGCGATTGGTTCTCAACCGCGGGTGATCGATTTCTTTCCGACCGACAACGATTCACCGCAAACGCTTTCCTCCGAGCAAATTGCGAAGTGGAACGCAAACGGTTATCTCGGACCGCTCGAGGCCTACACCGCGGATGCGATCGCCTCGATTCGCAGCCACTTTGACAGCCTATTGGCGGAGACGCTTGCAGCAGGCAGAGACAGCTACTCGATCAGCAGCGCCCATCTGAAACACACACTGGCCTGGGATATTTTGACCAACGAGCGGATTGTGGCTTACGTGTCCGACTTGCTCGGCGAGAATGTCATCGGTTGGGGCTCACACTTCTTTTGCAAGATGCCCGGCGACGGAAAACGGGTCGATTGGCACCAAGATTGTAGCTATTGGCCGTTGACACCTAGCAAAGCGGTCACCGCATGGCTTGCAATCGATGACGCGGACGCCGAAAACGGCTGCATGGAAGTTTTCACCGGGTCACACAAACACGGGCTAATTGATTTCGCGGTTAGCGATTCAAGTACCGGCAACGTGTTGAACCAAACCGTCGATCATCCCGAGCGATATGGAACCGCCTCGTTGACGCCACTGCGGGCCGGGCAGATATCGCTTCACAGCGACCTGCTATTGCACGGATCCTCGCCGAATCGGAGCGATCGCCGCCGCTGTGGCTTGACGTTACGATATTGCCCCGCCGACGTTCACGCCTATTTGGGCTGGAATCAAAAAGGGGTCGTGGTACGAGGAACGGCCCTTCCCAGCAAATGGCCTGGTGCGAAGCGTCCCTCGCACTGA
- the metF gene encoding methylenetetrahydrofolate reductase [NAD(P)H]: MSLESHFNSSGCAISFELFPPKTEAGIETLMKNVKRLKEFNPTFFTCTYGAGGSTRGTTLDVVEQVKQITGLPVASHLTCVGSTVAQLEDYLDEAQTRGIDYIVALRGDPPKGTETFQAVEGGLRYANELVELIRSRFKNFGILVAGYPEVHQEAVDAKTDLDNLKRKVDAGADVVVTQLFYDNADFYRFRDDCVTAGISVPIVPGILPVTNFKQALRIASMCKAAIPSVLCDAMNATDCEDSQFKIGVDHAREQTIDLIKNDVPGIHYYVLNKSDAAEKLLDGVDLN, translated from the coding sequence ATGTCTCTAGAGTCTCATTTCAACTCGTCTGGCTGTGCGATCTCGTTCGAACTATTCCCCCCCAAAACCGAGGCGGGAATCGAAACGTTGATGAAGAATGTAAAGCGTTTGAAGGAATTTAACCCCACGTTCTTCACTTGCACCTATGGCGCGGGCGGTTCGACCCGTGGCACGACGCTCGACGTGGTCGAGCAAGTCAAACAAATCACGGGGCTGCCGGTCGCTTCGCATTTGACCTGTGTCGGCTCGACGGTGGCTCAATTAGAAGACTACTTAGACGAAGCCCAGACTCGAGGGATCGATTACATCGTGGCCCTGCGTGGGGATCCGCCCAAGGGCACCGAAACATTCCAAGCGGTCGAAGGCGGATTGCGTTATGCCAACGAACTGGTGGAACTGATTCGAAGCCGCTTCAAAAACTTCGGCATTCTGGTCGCCGGTTATCCCGAAGTGCACCAAGAAGCGGTCGATGCGAAGACCGACCTCGATAATCTAAAGCGAAAGGTCGACGCTGGCGCGGATGTCGTCGTGACTCAATTGTTCTACGACAACGCCGATTTCTATCGCTTCCGCGATGATTGTGTCACAGCAGGAATCTCGGTACCGATCGTCCCAGGCATTCTGCCGGTGACGAATTTCAAGCAAGCGTTGCGGATCGCGTCGATGTGCAAAGCGGCTATCCCCAGCGTGCTTTGCGATGCAATGAACGCGACCGATTGCGAAGATTCGCAATTCAAAATCGGAGTCGACCATGCTCGAGAGCAAACAATCGACCTGATCAAGAACGACGTTCCCGGAATTCACTACTACGTGTTGAACAAAAGCGACGCAGCGGAGAAACTTCTCGATGGCGTCGACTTGAATTAG
- a CDS encoding ROK family protein, translating into MPVSDPAPLYLGIDVGGTDVKLGLVDGECRIVDSDRTATSTLKTPQNVFQHAVEFVGNRPIAAVGLAVPGVLDTRAYVLREVVNLEGWLGVPLRDELARITRLPSIVVNDANAAAYAEHALRSLGGQSLALVTLGTGVGCGMVVGGDPHGGDHGCAGELGHIAIDFSAEALPCTCGSRGHLETYAGASGVIARMIAASGEDAGAITPLKIASRAERGDVICQNVISETAVYVGRAIGMMGQVADPAVVLLGGAMTFGGSETKTGLQFLEQIRHSVKETTLVQVGGNMKIEFATLGNQAGMIGAAMVARDLL; encoded by the coding sequence ATGCCTGTTTCCGATCCTGCCCCCTTGTATCTTGGTATCGATGTCGGCGGGACCGATGTAAAACTCGGTTTAGTCGATGGGGAGTGTCGCATTGTGGACTCAGACCGCACGGCGACCAGCACTCTCAAAACTCCGCAAAATGTTTTCCAGCACGCGGTTGAATTCGTAGGCAATCGGCCCATTGCGGCGGTCGGCTTGGCGGTCCCAGGGGTCCTCGATACGCGAGCTTACGTGCTCCGTGAAGTCGTCAATCTCGAAGGTTGGCTGGGGGTTCCTCTGCGTGACGAACTTGCCCGAATTACCCGCTTGCCCTCGATCGTGGTCAACGATGCGAACGCGGCGGCCTACGCCGAGCACGCTTTGCGGTCTCTCGGTGGACAATCCCTAGCCCTCGTGACGCTTGGCACGGGAGTCGGCTGTGGGATGGTGGTCGGCGGCGATCCCCACGGCGGGGACCATGGCTGTGCCGGCGAGTTAGGGCACATTGCGATCGACTTTTCCGCCGAGGCACTCCCCTGCACTTGTGGAAGTCGCGGACACCTGGAAACTTACGCCGGCGCGAGCGGCGTGATCGCCCGTATGATCGCAGCCAGCGGCGAAGACGCCGGCGCAATCACTCCCTTGAAAATCGCCAGTCGAGCGGAGCGAGGCGATGTGATCTGCCAAAACGTCATCTCCGAGACGGCCGTTTATGTGGGCCGTGCGATTGGAATGATGGGCCAAGTCGCCGATCCCGCCGTGGTTTTACTCGGCGGGGCAATGACCTTTGGCGGCAGCGAAACGAAAACGGGCCTGCAGTTTCTCGAGCAAATTCGGCACAGTGTCAAAGAGACAACCTTGGTCCAGGTTGGCGGAAACATGAAGATTGAATTCGCAACCCTCGGCAATCAAGCGGGGATGATCGGCGCCGCCATGGTGGCTCGCGATCTCTTATAA
- a CDS encoding metallophosphoesterase family protein → MPQFANELNELRLRRVLQGRRDPRSSQNGYATEPIPGREPMPGESFRFIHASDFHLEAPLGDLDAIPHHLREAMADAPRRAAKAVFEAALVDNIDFLVLSGDLLNPQAAGPHGMALLLDYFEKLNAKKKPVFWVAGTADDPQKWPEAAPLPPNVTLFPKNKAVAIPVERAGRTICVVVGRSSEGRSTLHVPSYRIDPTDEYTVAIGYGSSDADALKEGRFDYWALGGKHNRQQVDGGAEGAAVYCGSPHGRSLDEPGAHGYSIVDVDADQTTRVHDVDCDVFRYCQVEVDAAEIAAVGGIRNLLGERIVRLQHDHGGRHLLIGWDISVSSGESLHAIGDSEELLQWLRREYGSGTPAAWTASLVVRPPKHYPKSWNDEDTILGDFLRAAEKHRKSDARGLNLSPFTEEHSGIQSTTSSLLADVSPAAREDILDQATLLGVELLRGGKPNLVHES, encoded by the coding sequence ATGCCACAGTTCGCAAATGAATTGAACGAACTGCGGCTGCGACGTGTTTTGCAGGGACGCCGAGACCCGCGGTCTTCGCAAAACGGTTATGCCACGGAGCCTATCCCAGGGAGGGAACCCATGCCGGGCGAGTCGTTCCGATTTATTCACGCCAGCGATTTCCATCTCGAAGCCCCCCTTGGGGATCTCGACGCGATCCCACATCACCTTCGCGAAGCGATGGCCGACGCGCCACGTCGAGCGGCGAAGGCGGTGTTTGAGGCGGCTTTGGTCGACAACATCGATTTTCTCGTGTTGTCGGGTGATCTTCTTAATCCCCAAGCTGCCGGTCCGCACGGGATGGCGCTGTTGTTGGATTACTTTGAAAAGCTGAACGCCAAAAAGAAACCCGTGTTCTGGGTTGCCGGAACTGCGGATGATCCCCAAAAGTGGCCCGAGGCAGCGCCGTTGCCCCCCAACGTCACGTTGTTTCCCAAGAACAAGGCGGTAGCAATTCCCGTGGAACGTGCCGGGCGAACCATCTGTGTCGTCGTTGGCCGTAGCAGTGAAGGGCGTTCGACACTTCACGTTCCCAGCTACCGCATCGATCCTACCGATGAATACACCGTTGCGATCGGCTACGGTTCCTCCGATGCCGACGCGTTGAAGGAAGGGCGATTCGATTACTGGGCACTTGGCGGCAAACATAATCGCCAGCAGGTCGACGGCGGTGCCGAAGGTGCTGCGGTTTACTGTGGTTCACCTCATGGCCGCTCGCTCGACGAGCCGGGGGCCCACGGCTATTCGATCGTAGACGTCGATGCCGACCAGACGACACGGGTGCATGATGTTGATTGCGACGTCTTTCGCTATTGCCAAGTCGAAGTCGATGCCGCCGAGATTGCAGCGGTCGGAGGTATTCGCAATCTGTTAGGCGAACGGATCGTGCGACTCCAGCACGACCATGGCGGGCGTCATCTGTTGATCGGTTGGGATATCTCGGTTAGCAGCGGCGAAAGCTTGCATGCCATTGGTGATTCCGAGGAATTGCTGCAATGGCTCCGTCGTGAATATGGATCGGGAACGCCAGCGGCTTGGACGGCGTCGCTTGTCGTGCGTCCGCCCAAGCACTACCCCAAGTCGTGGAACGATGAAGACACGATTTTAGGCGACTTTTTGCGGGCCGCAGAAAAGCATCGCAAGAGTGACGCACGTGGATTGAATTTGTCTCCGTTCACCGAAGAACACTCCGGTATCCAGAGCACGACCTCGTCGCTGTTGGCCGACGTTTCCCCTGCGGCACGCGAAGACATCCTTGACCAAGCTACGCTGTTGGGCGTTGAGCTTCTGCGTGGCGGCAAACCAAATTTGGTGCATGAATCATGA